TCCAAACAACAAACAACAAACAACTCTAAACAAAGTTTATGCGAGACGTTTTGCCTCAAAGGTTTGAGGTAATACTAATGGATCTGGTAAATTAGGAAAGGCTAATTCCCAACCATTCGCCAAAGTAAAAATTTTTCCTTCAGAACCTTCTGTTTCTTTTACAACTTCTTCTTCGAGGTCTTTTTTAGCAACGTAAACAACTAAATTACCAGCGTTATTTCTACGTAGCATCACTTTCATAATTCTACTTCCCTATTCTAAATCTTTTGATTTTTCTACTAGTTCCAGTTCTTTTTTGCGGCAACCAACAATAAAACCTGTCTGAAGAAAATGTACTGCATAAATATAGGATCTTTGTAAAAATGAGCCTATACTAACAACG
Above is a genomic segment from Fischerella sp. JS2 containing:
- the nifT gene encoding putative nitrogen fixation protein NifT, which produces MKVMLRRNNAGNLVVYVAKKDLEEEVVKETEGSEGKIFTLANGWELAFPNLPDPLVLPQTFEAKRLA